A genomic stretch from Pseudoliparis swirei isolate HS2019 ecotype Mariana Trench chromosome 18, NWPU_hadal_v1, whole genome shotgun sequence includes:
- the LOC130207966 gene encoding insulin-like growth factor-binding protein 5 — MLLYLNILVLVLLQLALSSSMMLTTPSRGCLTCKLKSTQSQLAVDSNSTAPAIGEPCGVYTLGCAQGLRCTPSQDEPRPLRALLDGRGVCSNASSVNPTENVQTVELTTTQDPDEAPCRKLLTSLIKGLDAHLFKSHHDIYMPNCDKRGFFRKKQCWSSRGKRHGKCWCVNQNGMPVSSNTKHKGGRSCSNA, encoded by the exons ATGCTTCTGTATTTAAACAttctggtgctggtcctcctgcagcttGCTTTATCAAGCTCAATGATGCTGACCACACCGTCCAGAGGATGTCTCACTTGTAAACTAAAGTCCACACAGAGTCAGCTGGCTGTAGATTCAAATTCCACCGCTCCGGCCATTGGAGAACCATGTGGGGTCTACACTCTGGGCTGCGCCCAGGGTCTACGTTGTACACCTTCACAGGATGAGCCACGGCCCCTCCGTGCCCTTCTGGATGGCAGGGGAGTCTGCAGTAATGCCAGCAGCGTCAACCCGACTGAAAATGTCCAGACTGTAG AACTAACTACTACTCAGGATCCAGATGAG GCTCCATGTCGTAAACTGCTGACTTCACTTATCAAAGGTCTTGATGCCCATCTATTTAAGTCACATCATGATATCTACATGCCCAACTGTGACAAGCGTGGTTTCTTCAGAAAGAAGCAG TGTTGGTCATCTCGAGGCAAGCGGCACGGCAAGTGCTGGTGTGTGAATCAGAACGGCATGCCGGTCTCCTCAAACACTAAACACAAGGGTGGCCGGAGTTGTTCAAATGCATGA